A single genomic interval of Malania oleifera isolate guangnan ecotype guangnan chromosome 13, ASM2987363v1, whole genome shotgun sequence harbors:
- the LOC131145867 gene encoding amino acid transporter AVT1I-like — protein MEEQLPHSTSGSKGTTFLKSCFNGFNALCGIGIITLPYTLAQGGWITLVLLLGVALITCYTALLLQRCMDSNSSIKTYPDIGWHAFGRKGRIIVSIFIYSAAYLVSTGFLILESDNLHKLFPNAGFKLGEHNIRGKQLSTVLAGLAILPTMWLKDLSMLSFISAGGIVAIVIIISSILWVGVVDSVGFSAKGELFRLGGIPTALSIYAFAYGGHGVFPTIYSSMKDKTQFSEVYN, from the exons ATGGAAGAACAACTGCCCCATTCAACCTCGGGAAGCAAAGGAACCACCTTCCTCAAAAGCTGCTTCAATGGATTCAATGCCTTGTGTG GAATTGGAATAATAACACTTCCGTATACACTAGCTCAAGGTGGGTGGATAACTCTTGTTCTTCTCCTTGGCGTCGCTCTCATAACTTGCTACACAGCCTTGCTGCTCCAACGGTGCATGGACTCGAACTCATCGATTAAAACCTATCCTGACATCGGCTGGCATGCATTTGGCCGTAAAGGACGAATTATCgtatcaatttttatttattcagCGGCCTATTTGGTATCGACAGGGTTCTTGATATTGGAAAGTGACAACCTGCACAAGTTGTTCCCGAATGCAGGGTTCAAATTGGGAGAACATAACATAAGAGGAAAACAACTTTCCACAGTTCTTGCAGGGCTGGCAATCTTGCCCACCATGTGGCTGAAAGATCTGAGCATGCTTTCCTTCATCTCTGCAGGTGGGATTGTGgcaattgttattattataagcTCCATATTATGGGTTGGTGTAGTTGATAGTGTGGGGTTTTCTGCCAAAGGAGAGCTGTTTCGTTTGGGCGGAATTCCAACGGCTCTCAGCATATATGCCTTCGCGTATGGCGGTCATGGGGTGTTTCCAACCATATACTCCTCTATGAAGGATAAAACTCAGTTCTCTGAg GTGTATAATTAA